A window of the Bacillus andreraoultii genome harbors these coding sequences:
- a CDS encoding ComF family protein: MNFFKSDLCLLCSNTITRTIGWTTLLLGLEKTLLCEKCQGQLQRIQGEICQICSRPLDKLDPQFRIGHHCLDCTNWEKSSRWKNVLEKNYSLYEYNDFMTEVIARFKYRGDYAIAKVFSASISEQIQKIEYDLLVPIPLSEERLYERGFNQAESLIIEAGFAPTNLLTRVHTEKQSKKTRNERIHLPQVFQIAQTSQPIRQKRILLIDDVYTTGSTLRHAAERLKQAGAKSIKSLTLARG; the protein is encoded by the coding sequence GTTGGACCACACTCCTACTTGGATTGGAGAAGACACTGTTATGTGAAAAATGTCAAGGACAACTGCAACGAATCCAAGGTGAGATTTGTCAAATTTGCAGTCGCCCACTAGATAAACTAGACCCACAATTTCGAATTGGTCACCATTGCCTTGACTGTACGAATTGGGAAAAATCAAGCCGGTGGAAAAATGTTCTAGAGAAAAACTACTCACTATATGAATATAATGACTTTATGACTGAAGTAATTGCCCGGTTTAAATATAGGGGAGATTATGCCATTGCAAAAGTATTTTCGGCGTCTATCTCCGAGCAAATACAAAAAATAGAGTATGATCTACTCGTCCCGATACCGTTAAGTGAGGAGCGGCTTTATGAACGTGGGTTTAATCAAGCAGAAAGTTTAATTATCGAGGCAGGATTTGCGCCAACAAACTTACTTACAAGAGTCCACACGGAAAAGCAATCAAAAAAGACGCGAAATGAACGAATTCATCTTCCACAAGTTTTTCAAATTGCGCAAACAAGCCAACCGATAAGACAAAAACGAATTCTCCTCATAGACGATGTGTACACGACAGGTTCCACACTCCGCCATGCAGCAGAACGTTTAAAACAAGCAGGTGCAAAGTCAATCAAATCATTAACTTTAGCAAGAGGATAG
- a CDS encoding flagellar protein FlgN, whose amino-acid sequence MKFDSLIRILEKQLKLYTSLYEIAISKVDVIKGNDISTLNQMMNNEQKHITAITALENERIKELQQLFQTSSGSQPTMSECIEKADIEQKLILEDLYKNLTDLLQKIKEQNELNQELIQQSLQFVNYSLDLFQPRTKSINYGPPSGNKKATPIGSRSIFNSQA is encoded by the coding sequence ATGAAGTTTGATTCATTAATACGAATACTAGAAAAACAACTGAAATTATATACAAGCTTATACGAAATAGCTATAAGTAAAGTAGATGTCATTAAAGGAAACGATATTTCAACCCTCAACCAAATGATGAATAATGAACAAAAACATATTACAGCTATTACAGCGTTGGAAAATGAACGGATAAAAGAGTTACAACAATTATTCCAAACAAGCTCTGGGTCGCAACCAACGATGAGCGAATGTATTGAAAAGGCTGATATTGAACAAAAATTAATATTAGAAGATTTATATAAAAATCTGACGGATCTTTTACAAAAAATCAAGGAACAAAATGAATTAAACCAAGAGTTAATTCAACAATCGCTGCAATTTGTCAATTATTCATTAGATTTATTCCAACCGAGAACAAAATCAATTAATTATGGGCCGCCATCGGGTAATAAAAAAGCAACCCCTATTGGTTCTCGTTCCATTTTTAACTCACAAGCATAG
- the flgM gene encoding flagellar biosynthesis anti-sigma factor FlgM, whose product MKITNYGPSGLNPYKREFQKAETVKKSVGKTNDQIEISSEALKLQQKSDPARQAKIAEIKEQVQNGTYKIDHQELAKSIYNYYMKKQ is encoded by the coding sequence GTGAAGATAACTAATTATGGTCCATCGGGTTTGAATCCGTATAAACGTGAATTTCAAAAAGCTGAAACGGTGAAAAAAAGTGTTGGAAAGACGAACGATCAAATCGAAATTTCATCTGAAGCATTAAAATTACAACAGAAGTCTGATCCAGCCCGCCAAGCAAAAATTGCAGAAATTAAAGAACAAGTTCAAAACGGTACGTATAAAATTGACCATCAAGAATTAGCGAAAAGTATATACAATTACTATATGAAAAAACAATAA
- a CDS encoding TIGR03826 family flagellar region protein, protein MDLVNCTNCGSIYVKNPIRDICDKCYKEEEQAFDKVNSFLKQRQNRTASMIQVVEETGVEEDLILKFIRKGRIRLVNFPNLGYPCEKCGKPIQRGRLCDRCAKEFKSELEVFEQEQERQKEIAERQVTYHAIDEKYRGKR, encoded by the coding sequence ATGGATTTAGTCAATTGTACGAATTGTGGTTCGATTTATGTGAAAAATCCCATACGTGATATTTGTGATAAATGTTATAAAGAAGAAGAACAAGCTTTTGACAAGGTTAATTCCTTCTTAAAGCAAAGACAAAATCGAACCGCCTCTATGATTCAAGTAGTCGAAGAAACCGGTGTTGAGGAAGATTTAATTTTGAAATTTATTCGTAAAGGTCGAATTCGTTTAGTTAACTTCCCTAATCTTGGATATCCTTGCGAAAAATGTGGAAAACCTATTCAACGAGGTAGACTTTGTGATCGTTGTGCGAAGGAATTTAAAAGCGAGTTAGAAGTATTTGAACAAGAGCAGGAACGACAAAAGGAGATTGCTGAGAGGCAAGTAACTTATCATGCGATTGATGAAAAATATCGAGGAAAACGATAA